The Glycine soja cultivar W05 chromosome 8, ASM419377v2, whole genome shotgun sequence genome has a window encoding:
- the LOC114422565 gene encoding uncharacterized protein LOC114422565, giving the protein MEAAKVLSHCKTAPFGFSIVSNKVSLRPFNKHFHADVLANRPKNISFQLNCTFGNPSSSVSKPARKRADLLHFPRCSISSNASTESQNSVIDFFRNLSFDSIKATLLQLTPIDVVKWSGILCIITAATKWTKNMLFSPFFWMYFSWTWLFWPWMVAVVLAVYGLYCFRKHLHGEANIFEQLAIVTSVFTWLTLVPPGHFNGYLEGWPYVFFFVYHYFFFFNVSVRKRLYGDYFARPHDPKWDVNLPTWSRLLFSTGVMVGHWLAAFEGPELHLIPGGWSNLGIWALIITTLLMQYNATLYLAKYSENVVEPTAVVQFGPYRWVRHPIYSSTMLLFVTYCIALRAPLSLLFILAVCLLYYKQKAEREEDLMVETFGQSYTEYASKVKYKLIPFIY; this is encoded by the coding sequence ATGGAAGCAGCAAAGGTTCTTTCACACTGCAAAACTGCCCCTTTTGGTTTCTCTATCGTGAGCAACAAAGTGTCTCTAAGACCTTTCAACAAACATTTTCATGCTGATGTACTTGCTAACAGACCCAAGAACATTAGTTTTCAATTGAATTGCACCTTTGGAAACCCTTCTTCCTCAGTATCAAAACCAGCAAGAAAAAGGGCTGATTTGTTACATTTTCCCAGATGCTCAATTTCCAGTAATGCCAGCACTGAATCTCAAAATTCAGTCATAGATTTCTTCAGAAATCTATCATTTGATTCAATAAAAGCTACTCTCCTGCAGTTGACTCCAATTGATGTTGTAAAGTGGTCTGGGATATTATGCATCATAACCGCAGCCACAAAATGGACTAAGAATATGCTTTTCAGTCCCTTCTTTTGGATGTATTTTAGCTGGACCTGGTTGTTCTGGCCTTGGATGGTGGCCGTAGTGCTTGCAGTCTATGGGTTATATTGCTTTCGGAAACATCTGCATGGTGAGGCAAACATATTTGAGCAATTGGCAATTGTTACATCAGTTTTTACGTGGCTCACTCTTGTTCCACCTGGTCATTTCAATGGCTACCTTGAAGGCTGgccttatgttttcttttttgtgtatcattatttctttttcttcaatgtcaGTGTTAGAAAGCGGTTATATGGAGATTATTTTGCTAGGCCCCATGACCCAAAGTGGGATGTGAACTTGCCGACATGGTCTCGCCTATTGTTCAGCACAGGAGTCATGGTTGGCCATTGGCTTGCAGCATTTGAAGGGCCTGAGCTTCACCTCATACCGGGTGGGTGGAGCAATCTTGGAATCTGGGCTTTAATCATTACAACTCTGCTAATGCAGTATAACGCAACATTGTATCTCGCCAAGTATTCAGAAAATGTGGTGGAGCCAACTGCTGTTGTGCAATTTGGACCTTATCGTTGGGTCCGTCATCCAATATATTCATCAACCATGCTTTTGTTTGTAACATACTGCATTGCACTTCGAGCACCTCTGAGTCTGCTATTTATTCTAGCAGTATGCTTGTTGTATTATAAGCAGAAGGCAGAGAGGGAAGAGGATTTGATGGTTGAGACTTTTGGCCAGAGTTACACAGAATATGCAAGCAAAGTTAAGTACAAGCTTATTCCTTTTATCTATTAG
- the LOC114422618 gene encoding ethylene-responsive transcription factor WRI1-like: MKRSPASSCSSSTSSVGFEVHHPIEKRRPKHPRRNNLKSQKCKQNQTTTGGRRSSIYRGVTRHRWTGRFEAHLWDKSSWNNIQSKKGKQVYLGAYDTEESAARTYDLAALKYWGKDATLNFPIETYTKDLEEMDKVSREEYLASLRRQSSGFSRGISKYRGVARHHHNGRWEARIGRVCGNKYLYLGTYKTQEEAAVAYDMAAIEYRGVNAVTNFDISNYMDKIKKKNDQTLQQQQTEVQTETVPNSSDSEEAEVEQQHTTTITTPPPSENLHMLPQEHQVQYTHHVSPRDEESSSLVTIMEHVLEQDLPWSFMYTGLSQFQDPNLAFSKGDDDLAGMFDGAGFEEDIDFLFSTQPGDHETESDVNNMSAVLDSVECGDTNGAGGRSMVYHHVDNNNKQKKMMLSFASSSSPSSTTTTVSCDYALDL; the protein is encoded by the exons ATGAAGAGGTCTCCAGCATCTTCTTGTTCATCATCCACTTCCTCTGTTGGGTTTGAAGTTCATCATCCCATTGAAAAAAGAAGGCCTAAGCATCCAAGGAGGAATAATTTGAAGTCACAAAAATGCAAGCAGAACCAAACCACCACTGGTGGCAGAAGAAGCTCTATCTATAGAGGAGTTACAAG GCATAGGTGGACAGGGAGGTTTGAAGCTCACCTATGGGATAAGAGCTCTTGGAACAACATTCAGAGCAAGAAGGGTAAACAAG TTTATTTGG GGGCATATGATACTGAAGAATCTGCAGCACGTACCTATGACCTTGCAGCCCTTAAGTACTGGGGAAAAGATGCCACCCTGAATTTCCcg ATAGAAACTTATACCAAGGACCTCGAGGAAATGGACAAggtttcaagagaagaatatttagCTTCTTTGCGGCGCCAAAGCAGTGGCTTTTCTAGAGGCATCTCTAAGTACCGTGGGGTTGCTAG GCATCATCATAATGGTCGCTGGGAAGCTCGCATTGGAAGAGTATGTGGAAACAAGTACCTCTACTTGGGAACATATA AAACTCAAGAGGAGGCAGCAGTGGCATATGACATGGCAGCAATTGAGTACCGTGGAGTCAATGCAGTGACCAATTTTGACATAAGCAACTACATGgacaaaataaagaagaaaaatgaccaaaccctacaacaacaacaaacagaaGTACAAACAGAAACAGTTCCTAACTCCTCTGACTCTGAAGAAGCAGAAGTAGAACaacaacacacaacaacaataactaCACCACCCCCATCTGAAAATCTGCACATGCTACCACAGGAACACCAAGTTCAATACACCCACCATGTCTCTCCAAGGGATGAAGAATCATCATCACTGGTCACAATTATGGAGCATGTGCTTGAACAGGATCTGCCATGGAGCTTCATGTACACTGGCTTGTCTCAGTTTCAAGATCCAAACTTGGCTTTCAGCAAAGGTGATGATGACTTGGCAGGCATGTTTGATGGTGCAGGGTTTGAGGAAGACATTGATTTTCTGTTCAGCACACAACCTGGTGATCATGAGACTGAGAGTGATGTCAACAACATGAGTGCAGTTTTGGATAGTGTTGAGTGTGGAGACACAAATGGGGCTGGTGGAAGAAGCATGGTGTATCATCATgtggataataataataagcagaagaagatgatgctttcatttgcttcttcttcttcaccatCATCTACAACAACTACAGTTTCTTGTGACTATGCTCTAGATCTATGA